Proteins from a single region of Butyrivibrio fibrisolvens:
- a CDS encoding IS1182 family transposase, giving the protein MRLNQILQGDYTVSSLYHQIKLPLDIEISIPSDDPVRLVSAFVEEMNLSDLYETYDRIRKSQASPRQMLKIVIYAAMNRIYSSRDIESSCKRDINFMYLLEGAPAPDHSTLARFISLHLSQCSKSVMSQVGTILLDLGEISGENIFIDGTKIESVANKYTFVWKKAVTKNMAKLAEKICMFCAECEELYDFKVVYKDQISLRTLKRLRKKLYKIKKDEAIEFVHGIGKRKTMLQRSIEKLEEYTEKLKEYTNKLYKCGRRNSYSKTDNDATFMRMKEDAMLNGQLKPAYNLQHGVDAEYVTWLGIYPNPTDTLTLIPFLKDMEEHLPFKYKNIVADAGYESEENYVFIENNDQTGYIKPQNYELSKTRKFKKDISKRENMDYDSETDSYTCKNGKKLLAVSKRKQKTATDYQREVTIYECESCHECPFKKDCIKGNNCKTPFEDRKKVLSVSRKMEEKRAECLERITSDYGTQLRMNRSIQAEGSFANVKEDMNFRRYLYKGSENVLAQSTLLAIAFDINKLHHKIMSERTGTHLFELKKVS; this is encoded by the coding sequence ATGCGACTAAACCAAATCTTACAAGGAGATTATACAGTATCTTCCTTGTATCATCAAATCAAACTTCCGCTAGACATAGAAATATCTATTCCATCTGATGATCCGGTACGCCTGGTTAGTGCATTTGTGGAGGAGATGAATCTTTCTGATCTTTATGAGACTTATGACAGAATCAGAAAGAGTCAGGCCTCACCGCGTCAGATGCTTAAGATTGTTATCTATGCAGCAATGAACAGAATCTATTCCAGTCGTGATATTGAATCATCCTGCAAAAGAGATATCAATTTCATGTATCTTCTTGAAGGGGCACCCGCACCCGATCATTCTACATTAGCAAGATTTATTTCCCTACATCTCTCACAATGTTCAAAGTCTGTAATGTCGCAGGTTGGAACTATACTTCTGGATCTTGGAGAGATATCAGGTGAGAATATATTTATCGATGGAACAAAGATTGAATCTGTTGCCAACAAATATACTTTTGTATGGAAAAAAGCCGTGACCAAGAACATGGCTAAACTTGCAGAGAAAATCTGTATGTTCTGTGCGGAATGCGAAGAACTCTATGATTTTAAGGTTGTATATAAAGACCAGATATCACTTCGCACTTTGAAACGATTAAGAAAGAAGCTTTACAAGATCAAAAAAGATGAGGCTATCGAGTTTGTACATGGCATTGGTAAAAGGAAAACAATGCTTCAACGCTCAATCGAAAAACTTGAAGAATATACAGAAAAGCTTAAAGAATACACAAACAAGCTTTATAAATGTGGCAGACGAAATAGCTATTCTAAAACGGATAACGATGCCACTTTCATGAGAATGAAAGAAGACGCTATGCTTAATGGTCAGCTTAAGCCTGCATACAACCTGCAGCATGGTGTTGATGCAGAATATGTAACCTGGCTCGGCATTTACCCGAATCCAACAGATACTCTTACTCTGATACCTTTCCTAAAAGATATGGAAGAACATCTTCCCTTCAAATATAAAAATATAGTTGCTGATGCCGGTTATGAAAGTGAAGAGAATTATGTTTTCATTGAAAACAACGATCAGACCGGATATATAAAACCACAGAATTATGAACTGTCAAAAACAAGAAAGTTCAAAAAAGATATCAGTAAACGAGAAAACATGGACTATGATTCTGAAACTGACAGTTATACTTGCAAGAATGGAAAAAAGCTATTAGCTGTATCCAAAAGAAAACAAAAGACAGCGACCGATTACCAACGTGAAGTAACAATATATGAGTGTGAAAGTTGCCATGAATGCCCATTCAAGAAAGACTGCATAAAAGGCAATAATTGTAAAACTCCATTTGAAGATAGGAAAAAGGTTCTTTCTGTATCAAGAAAAATGGAAGAAAAACGTGCAGAATGTCTTGAACGAATAACTAGTGATTATGGAACACAGCTACGAATGAACCGTAGCATACAAGCAGAAGGTTCGTTTGCAAACGTGAAAGAAGATATGAATTTCAGACGATACCTTTATAAAGGAAGTGAGAATGTTCTGGCACAGAGTACACTTTTGGCAATAGCTTTTGACATCAACAAACTCCACCATAAGATTATGTCCGAGCGAACCGGAACACATCTATTTGAACTGAAAAAAGTGTCATAA